One genomic window of Hyperolius riggenbachi isolate aHypRig1 chromosome 7, aHypRig1.pri, whole genome shotgun sequence includes the following:
- the LOC137525816 gene encoding intelectin-1b-like, which yields MITFYLLGLLVPLVTSLLSCGNPCLHEKKLRALNQVLSCWKDDNSCTKIPDSSRFNICRHRSCHEIKKAKPETRDGIYTLTTEDGLSYQTFCDMTTSEGGWTLVASIHENNLYGKCTTGDRWSSQQGNNADNPEGDGNWANYATFGSPDGATSDDYKNPGYYDITAGDVAIWHVPNKTPVRRWREAALLRYHTNTSFLSAAGGNLFNLYKRYPVVYNAGSCPKDHGPAIPIVYDFGNAEATANYYSPIGRGRTKAGYVQFRVFNSENASMALCSGVRLLEDCHSEHHCIGGGGYFAEEDPRQCGDFTSFDWNGYGTHTDWSSSKELIESAVLLFYR from the exons GCAATCCATGCCTTCATGAGAAGAAGCTGAGAGCCCTCAATCAGGTGCTCTCCTGCTGGAAGGATGACAACAGTTGTACCAAGATTCCAGATTCTAGTAGATTCAATATCTGCAGGCACAGGAGCTGCCATGAAATTAAGAAGGCAAAGCCTGAGACTAGAG ATGGAATTTACACTCTCACCACAGAAGATGGACTGTCATATCAGACATTCTGTGACATGACCACCAGTGAGGGAGGATGGACACTGGTGGCCAGTATTCATGAGAACAACCTGTATGGGAAGTGTACCACTGGAGATCGCTGGAGCAGCCAACAGGGGAACAATGCTGATAACCCAGAAGGTGATGGGAACTGGGCAAATTATGCCACATTTGGCTCACCAGATGGAGCAACAAGTGATGATTACAAG AATCCTGGATATTATGATATAACAGCTGGAGATGTGGCGATATGGCACGTGCCAAACAAGACACCAGTACGCAGATGGAGGGAAGCGGCTCTCCTGAGATATCACACTAATACTAGCTTCCTGTCTGCTGCAGGGGGAAACCTCTTCAACTTGTACAAG AGGTACCCAGTTGTCTACAATGCTGGCAGTTGCCCAAAAGACCATGGGCCTGCAATACCGATTGTTTATGACTTTGGAAACGCAGAAGCGACAGCAAACTATTACTCACCAATTGGAAGAG GGCGAACTAAAGCTGGATATGTTCAGTTCCGTGTCTTCAATTCAGAAAACGCTTCAATGGCTCTGTGCTCTGGAGTACGGCTTTTGGAAGACTGTCATTCAGAACAT CATTGCATTGGAGGAGGAGGCTATTTTGCTGAAGAAGATCCCAGACAGTGCGGAGACTTTACTTCCTTTGACTGGAATGGTTATGGAACGCACACTGACTGGAGCAGCAGCAAAGAATTGATAGAATCTGCAGTGTTGTTGTTTTACCGCTGA